A stretch of Arachis hypogaea cultivar Tifrunner chromosome 15, arahy.Tifrunner.gnm2.J5K5, whole genome shotgun sequence DNA encodes these proteins:
- the LOC112746858 gene encoding expansin-like B1: MALHILCGFFLTTFVFMQTLADTSSSCTDCFVNSRATYYPHSEQNGTANGACGFGSFGAMVNGGDVSAASSLYRNGVGCGACYQVRCTESGYCSDNGVTVVITDEGSSDNTDFILTEHAFDRMAQTTDAAAYLLALGVLDIQYTRVACNYPHENITFKIDESSSNPNYLAFVIWYQQGIRDITAVQLCESENFECKLLDRSHGAVWTSTSPPSGPLSIRMLFSDEDEQNEEWIVPPNNLPADWKPGQIYDSGIQVSF; this comes from the exons ATGGCGCTCCATATTTTGTGTGGATTTTTTCTTACCACCTTTGTTTTCATGCAAACACTGGCAGATACTTCTTCATCGTGCACCGATTGCTTTGTAAATTCAAGGGCAACATATTACCCCCATTCTGAACAAAATGGGACAGCCA ACGGTGCATGCGGCTTTGGTTCCTTTGGTGCTATGGTGAATGGCGGCGACGTATCTGCCGCTTCTAGTCTTTATCGAAATGGCGTTGGATGTGGCGCCTGTTACCAG GTGAGGTGTACGGAGAGTGGTTATTGCTCAGATAACGGTGTGACAGTGGTTATAACAGACGAAGGGTCAAGTGATAACACTGATTTCATTCTCACCGAACATGCCTTTGATCGTATGGCTCAGACCACTGATGCAGCAGCTTATCTCTTAGCCCTTGGCGTTCTTGATATTCAGTATACACG GGTTGCATGCAATTATCCACATGAGAACATAACATTCAAGATAGATGAGAGTAGCAGTAACCCTAATTACTTGGCATTTGTGATTTGGTATCAACAGGGAATTAGAGACATAACTGCTGTCCAGCTTTGTGAG AGTGAGAACTTTGAGTGCAAGCTGCTAGATCGGAGCCATGGTGCAGTGTGGACTAGCACCTCTCCTCCAAGTGGACCATTGTCTATAAGGATGTTGTTTAGTGATGAAGATGAACAAAATGAAGAATGGATTGTTCCTCCTAATAACTTACCCGCAGATTGGAAGCCTGGTCAAATATATGACTCTGGGATACAAGTTAGCTTTTAA